In Sander lucioperca isolate FBNREF2018 chromosome 12, SLUC_FBN_1.2, whole genome shotgun sequence, one DNA window encodes the following:
- the LOC116040667 gene encoding uncharacterized protein LOC116040667 isoform X1, whose protein sequence is MNFESLESSIQNLLSVLYPPFEATAPTLLSQLFHIIDSRYHGDPLRCLLDFLVPAKNILDTVQQAACAQYSDVLFLCEGWPLCLHDQVVIHLAPINPLLLQPGDFYLQVAPFCDQSARIVVCSLLEEEGLLVEVVEETPIPETSYPCIFSRDWLEEINQGRHGTPLSQCLLATEQGVVRLPWERVALPDFVDVPLCAGSSMASAPPSNPPLPPPLPHPHPPPLPHFPENSASNRSFPLSPSKESAPKQYPVTIQNSILTSASQHSAFTVETRICPARHGIAVSLCLVDTSAASSSRLVKVKETETELKPIGWVSPNTWDSYFTGTDPNTATETRTVSGTCTPARGDITTYKREDKGVIVSENIVPHKHKEPNNKDICRRGPAGHAVAEGEYIDILQATMLFNRDQSATEEQQTLEVQMQSHTQIEPQMQRHPQRRAQMQPRVEMESFGQAQRQSNTQIPPQAQSQAHVQSPTKPQPQSHSRSEAAVSLRPNMSAETALRHSQSYHPHPDSLEPSQCVRTVQFSEKPCTPCMRRRQGGKASRAQELKCRYRDSYQAAIQNPVTFGKEKESGNMLAVVEEDGDFSQCDDRLPGTETGDPWCNVQGMWFDSGMQHQSPSSVSGAICKESGERNAVPYWKTGDTNTAPCMDYRGNNVLKIGALPEQTAERNTYLPFREPRDAHSAKTCGNLHIVNRTNIAAGTRINNNRALSSSNDQSDVISAKHHRQFPSTEISSMTLKPRERLQSRTNSTGASPNFPKSLSAPQNRRESMSDGRCSSLSTAVVDTSEKCALVIVEGQNVRRRENTGSCAEIPQLHVVKCKNSTAFGLVSPKINRRKMVIPDAAQPGTTFITSRNGHQTKNPLQTDPPPTTETRKISQPASTRPRPDHLPLGSPDPRAHPLYLGVASRTGGRDRTGRAIVELYGHHQGWRSAVTSQELFQMLLYFRTITRREIREAGMTLIFDSRKTNPQPQLYKALMTLQEQTPQAVNSFVLLVDKESSLRPERCPGIQQTEVVTSMKALFKLAEVSQLSARLDGTLSHSHCDWIELHQKLFPFVSDLHEASSLLLRAISELEEPQRTDTVQTVQQCMMDQRTLMRNVLEDSRLVSLQREGGAILARLRKESDLRYPHCEDLSDAVDSVSSLYNHVEEQAHILVQRSNMSLEHLEYLLQLREVEGHLMQMLQWFNVEGERHLLEAESVEDSGDRMEQILNNFTRFLIEANDRRHHAMTLVSEAEQLQQIGFSYPETEAFGTLVCTFKSGLEDFLCRAEACGRELQVMVNVCDFCEQATALASECIEYLDQTQSRIHTMQDHDQTTTPVNHTNTQPTQHQNQDSGPSAASLCPFDVHTPHAPNVLLSSNDTSILQNFQDRFLQFSPERFQEVKAQAIALQGSRGMQVWNVAWLRCQEARQQFKERMQDVEKVYHQQVDSTSWCEPHYVDVVSTNVETPSPGGQSLVVQSTPGPLHPQWEGIVSGAVDLGKRRPILGSNDTNSTTVACCNIKPEDRSDAGTSQGSKVTPQSPHRSARRTERETRRRQTSRARSERDAAALSQSHTVGCQWFSWGLGLGVRSVSQDSCTTGVATAGSFTPPEQQVRPPSSCSHHGQPSSRILQEAQKFQISRHGSFCSEDSCMSDRGAVGGNGTLCCKHSSLPIGRYEGAFCLAGPQESASNALRLQRVLEELVFTEREYVRSLGYILNHYLPLLDRPDIPQDLRGKRGVIFGNLEKLYDFHSHYFLPELEACQREPAMVARCFLRHSESFGLYALYSKNKPLSDALILHRRHDIFKKKQQELGDMMDLSSYLLRPIQRISKYSLLLQDILALAGSYRPKDMIQETLLASSVCAQSVCGPGSFVPDLTSSEKERERTEIQAAADLVRFQMRHGNDLLTMDAIQECDVNLKEQGQLIRQDEFTVFFRKKKCVRRIFLFEDLILFSKTKRTDIGNDVYVYKQSFKTSDIGMTHNSSVSSLCFEIWFRRRKSEDTYTLKASSMELKKAWTTDLEKILWDQAAHSRELRMQERVFMGMGRKPFMDIQPSDAAICDRAVNCALPGRIPVACCSHRSLEYPRPHSIGSGSTASTTLSQSSSSSGRGSLPPAGYPGNLSQGVENSPAVCSYPEAMTENELNNQHLHHLHHRNCEQWKSHHPLMDSTESSGECINLYSSSDRNCLSAIGGEVVDDSSLNASQSSKPRPPLCRTPSLRRDGSPAISRKKPSVAPKPPHLANAQGDDIIIGKSTEV, encoded by the exons AACTTTGAATCTCTGGAAAGTTCGATCCAGAACCTGCTGTCGGTGCTGTACCCGCCCTTCGAGGCCACCGCCCCCACCCTTCTCAGCCAGCTCTTCCACATCATTGATAGTCGTTATCATGGAGATCCCCTGCGATGCCTGCTGGACTTTCTGGTCCCAGCCAAGAACATCTTAGACACCGTGCAGCAGGCTGCATGT GCTCAGTACTCTGATGTACTTTTCCTGTGTGAGGGCTGGCCTCTGTGTTTGCATGACCAAGTTGTCATCCACCTCGCTCCTATCAACCCCCTGCTACTTCAGCCTGGTGACTTTTATCTCCAGGTGGCACCATTCTGTGACCAATCAGCTCGCATCGTGGTCTGCAGCCTCCTGGAAGAGGAGGGGCTTTTAGTGGAAGTAGTGGAGGAGACCCCGATCCCTGAAACTTCCTATCCTTGTATATTCAGCCGTGACTGGTTAGAGGAGATCAACCAGGGCCGCCATGGAACGCCTCTCAGCCAATGCCTGCTCGCCACCGAGCAGGGCGTGGTGAGGTTACCATGGGAACGGGTGGCCCTGCCTGATTTTGTGGATGTGCCACTGTGTGCTGGGAGTAGTATGGCCTCTGCTCCTCCTTCAAATCCTCCTTTACCACCTCCGCttcctcatcctcatcctccacctcttcctcatttCCCTGAGAATTCTGCATCAAATCGTTCatttcctctttctccttcAAAGGAATCTGCACCAAAACAGTATCCTGTAACCATTCAAAATTCTATTTTAACATCTGCTTCACAGCACTCTGCCTTCACTGTGGAGACCAGAATATGTCCGGCGAGGCACGGCATTGCTGTGTCACTCTGCCTGGTGGATACTAGTGCCGCTTCTTCATCTAGGCTGGTGAAAGTGAAAGAGACTGAAACTGAGCTTAAGCCTATTGGCTGGGTGTCCCCTAATACGTGGGACAGCTACTTTACTGGGACAGATCCAAATACAGCTACAGAAACTCGCACTGTTTCAGGTACATGCACCCCAGCAAGGGGAGATATAACTACGTACAAACGTGAAGATAAGGGTGTAATTGTGTCTGAAAATATAGTGCCACATAAACATAAAGAGCCAAACAACAAAGATATATGCAGGAGAGGACCAGCAGGCCACGCTGTTGCAGAAGGGGAATATATTGATATTCTTCAGGCAACTATGCTTTTTAATAGAGATCAGTCAGCAACTGAAGAACAACAGACATTAGAAGTGCAAATGCAATCGCACACACAAATCGAACCACAAATGCAAAGACATCCACAAAGACGAGCACAAATGCAACCACGTGTAGAAATGGAGTCATTCGGGCAAGCACAGAGACAGTCAAACACACAGATACCACCTCAAGCACAGTCACAAGCACATGTGCAGTCACCTACAAAACCACAACCACAAAGTCATTCTAGATCAGAGGCTGCTGTGTCATTAAGGCCCAACATGTCTGCAGAAACAGCTCTCCGCCATTCCCAATCCTATCACCCTCACCCTGACTCCCTTGAACCTTCTCAGTGTGTCCGCACTGTCCAGTTCTCAGAGAAACCCTGTACCCCGTGCATGAGGAGAAGACAAGGCGGAAAGGCTTCCAGAGCTCAGGAGCTTAAGTGTCGATACAGGGACTCCTACCAGGCTGCTATACAAAACCCTGTCACCTTTGGAAAGGAGAAGGAGAGTGGGAATATGTTAGCTGTGGTGGAGGAGGATGGTGATTTCTCACAGTGCGATGACAGACTACCAGGGACTGAAACAGGGGATCCATGGTGTAATGTTCAAGGAATGTGGTTTGATTCAGGGATGCAACACCAGTCTCCTTCCTCTGTCAGTGGAGCCATCTGTAAGGAGTCAGGAGAAAGGAACGCTGTTCCATATTGGAAAACAGGCGATACAAACACTGCCCCCTGTATGGATTACAGGggaaacaatgttttaaaaattgGTGCGCTACCAGAACAAACAGCTGAAAGGAACACTTACTTGCCATTTAGGGAACCAAGGGATGCACACTCTGCCAAAACTTGTGGCAATTTACACATTGTGAACAGGACAAATATAGCAGCAGGAACAAGGATAAACAATAATAGAGCTTTGTCAAGTTCAAATGATCAGTCAGATGTCATCTCTGCCAAACACCACAGACAGTTTCCTTCCACTGAAATTTCATCGATGACCCTCAAGCCTCGTGAACGGCTACAAAGCCGAACTAATTCCACAGGAGCGAGTCCAAACTTTCCTAAGTCTCTTTCAGCGCCACAGAACCGACGGGAGTCCATGTCAGATGGAAGATGTTCATCCCTCTCTACAGCTGTGGTGGACACCTCAGAGAAGTGTGCGCTGGTCATTGTTGAAGGTCAAAATGTCAGGAGAAGAGAAAATACTGGCTCCTGTGCAGAGATTCCCCAGCTGCATGTGGTCAAATGTAAAAACAGCACAGCCTTTGGACTGGTTTCACCCAAGATCAACAGGAGGAAGATGGTCATTCCAG ATGCTGCTCAGCCTGGCACTACGTTCATAACCAGTAGAAATGGCCATCAGACGAAGAACCCGTTACAGACAGATCCACCTCCAACAACAGAGACAAGGAAGATTTCCCAGCCTGCCTCTACTCGTCCCAGACCTGACCACCTTCCCCTGGGATCCCCAGACCCCAGAGCCCACCCCCTCTACTTAGGAGTAGCATCTCGCACAG GTGGCAGAGACAGGACAGGCAGGGCAATAGTTGAGCTCTATGGACACCACCAAGGATGGAGATCAGCTGTAACAAGCCAGGAGCTCTTCCAGATGCTGCTCTACTTCCGTACCATCACCAG GAGAGAAATCAGAGAAGCTGGGATGACACTCATTTTTGATTCGAGGAAGACAAATCCTCAACCGCAGCTCTATAAGGCCTTGATGACACTTCAG GAACAGACTCCCCAGGCAGTGAACAGTTTCGTGCTGCTGGTGGACAAGGAGAGCAGCCTTCGGCCAGAGAGGTGTCCCGGAATCCAG CAGACTGAAGTGGTGACATCGATGAAAGCCTTGTTCAAGCTGGCGGAGGTGAGTCAGCTGAGCGCCCGCCTGGATGGCACGCTGTCTCACAGCCACTGTGACTGGATAGAGCTGCACCAG AAACTCTTCCCATTTGTGTCTGATCTTCACGAGGCATCCAGCCTTCTTCTGAGAGCCATTAGTGAGTTAGAAGAGCCCCAGAGGACAGACACTGTACAG ACTGTGCAGCAGTGCATGATGGACCAGAGGACACTGATGAGGAATGTACTGGAGGACAGCCGATTGGTCAGCCTGCAGAGGGAGGGCGGAGCCATCTTGGCGAGGCTGAGGAAGGAGAGTGACCTCAGATACCCCCACTGCGAGGACCTCAG TGACGCAGTAGACTCGGTGAGCAGCCTGTACAACCACGTGGAGGAGCAGGCTCACATCCTCGTGCAAAGGTCCAACATGTCACTGGAACACCTGGAGTATCTGCTGCAACTCAGAGAGGTGGAGGGACACTTAATGCAG ATGCTACAATGGTTTAACGTAGAGGGAGAGCGCCACCTGCTGGAGGCTGAATCAGTCGAGGACTCTGGGGACCGAATGGAGCAGATCCTCAACAACTTCACTCGTTTCCTTATTGAAGCTAAT GACCGAAGGCACCACGCCATGACGTTAGTGTCAGAGGCAGAGCAACTCCAGCAGATTGGGTTCTCCTACCCAGAGACGGAGGCATTTGGGACTTTAGTCTGCACCTTCAAATCAGGCCTAGAGGACTTTCTGTGCAGAGCAGAGGCATGCGGCAGGGAGCTGCAGGTCATGGTCAACGTGTGTGATTTTTGTGAGCAG GCTACAGCTCTGGCCAGCGAATGCATTGAGTACCTGGACCAGACTCAATCCAGAATCCACACAATGCAAGACCATGACCAGACTACAACACCTGTcaatcacacaaacactcagCCAACGCAACACCAAAACCAAGACTCTGGACCGAGCGCTGCATCCCTTTGCCCGTTTGATGTCCACACACCTCATGCTCCAAATGTTTTACTGTCAAGCAATGACACCTCCATCCTGCAGAATTTTCAAGACAGGTTCCTCCAGTTCAGCCCAGAGAGATTTCAGGAGGTGAAGGCCCAGGCCATTGCCCTACAGGGCTCCAGAGGGATGCAGGTCTGGAACGTAGCCTGGCTGAGATGCCAGGAGGCCAGGCAGCAGTTTAAGGAGAGGATGCAGGATGTGGAGAAAGTTTACCACCAACAGGTAGACTCTACCAGCTGGTGTGAACCTCATTATGTTGATGTGGTAAGCACTAATGTTGAGACACCGTCCCCCGGTGGCCAGAGTCTGGTGGTACAATCAACTCCCGGGCCTCTGCACCCACAGTGGGAGGGCATTGTGTCGGGAGCGGTGGATTTAGGGAAGAGAAGGCCGATCCTGGGCAGCAACGACACTAACTCAACAACTGTAGCCTGCTGTAACATCAAACCTGAGGATCGCAGTGATGCTGGAACCAGccaggggtcaaaggtcactcCACAGTCACCTCACAG GTCAGCAAGgagaacagaaagagagacgaggaggagacagacaagcagagcgaggagtgagagagatgcCGCTGCTCTGTCTCAGTCCCACACTGTTGGCTGTCAGTGGTTTTCATGGGGACTAGGTCTTGGAGTGAGGTCGGTGAGTCAGGACTCGTGCACCACTGGAGTAGCGACGGCGGGGTCATTCACTCCTCCAGAGCAGCAAGTTCGACCCCCGTCATCCTGCTCCCACCATGGTCAGCCGTCTTCTCGGATCCTCCAGGAGGCTCAGAAGTTCCAGATCTCTCGCCACGGGAGCTTCTGCTCAGAAGACTCCTGTATGAGTGACCGGGGGGCTGTAGGGGGTAACGGGACTTTATGCTGCAAACACTCGAGCCTCCCCATCGGGAGATATGAGGGGGCCTTTTGTTTGGCAGGTCCACAGGAGAGTGCCAGCAATGCCCT GAGGCTGCAGCGTGTCCTGGAGGAGCTGGTGTTTACAGAGAGAGAATATGTCCGCTCACTGGGCTACATCCTGAACCACTACCTCCCCCTGCTGGACAGACCAGACATCCCCCAGGACCTCAGGGGCAAGCGAGGTGTCATCTTTGGCAACCTGGAGAAGCTTTATGACTTCCACAGCCACTACTTCCTGCCCGAGCTGGAGGCCTGCCAGAGGGAGCCCGCCATGGTGGCACGCTGCTTTCTCAGACAT AGTGAGAGTTTCGGCCTGTACGCTCTGTACAGCAAGAACAAACCTCTGTCAGACGCCCTGATCCTGCACCGTCGCCATGACATCTTCAAG AAGAAGCAGCAGGAGCTGGGGGACATGATGGACCTTTCATCCTACCTGCTGAGGCCTATCCAGAGGATCAGCAAGTACAGCCTCCTTCTGCAGGACATACTGGCTCTGGCTGGCTCATACAGGCCAAAAGACATGATCCAGGAAACACTGCTCGCATCTAGTGTGTGCGCGCAAAGTGTGTGTGGCCCGGGTTCGTTTGTGCCTGATCTGACGAGCAGTGAGAAGGAGCGGGAGAGGACTGAGATCCAAGCTGCTGCAGACCTGGTTCGGTTTCAGATGCGCCACGGCAACGATTTGCTCACCATGGACGCCATCCAGGAGTGTGAT GTAAATTTAAAAGAGCAGGGCCAGCTCATTCGCCAGGACGAGTTCACAGTTTTCTTTAGGAAGAAGAAATGTGTTCGCCGCATCTTTCTCTTTGAAGATCTCATCCTCTTCAGCAAGACCAAGAGGACAGATATTGGCAACGATGTTTATGTCTACAAGCAATCATTCAAG ACAAGCGACATCGGGATGACCCACAACTCAAGTGTAAGCAGCTTGTGTTTTGAGATCTGGTTCCGCAGGAGAAAAAGTGAGGACACCTACACCCTGAAGGCCTCCAGCATGGAGCTGAAGAAAGCCTGGACTACTGACCTGGAGAAGATTCTGTGGGATCAGGCTGCTCACAGTCGAG AGCTGCGTATGCAGGAGAGGGTGTTCATGGGAATGGGCCGCAAACCTTTTATGGACATTCAACCCAGTGATGCTGCCATCTGTGACCGAGCCGTGAACTGCGCTCTGCCTGGGCGAA TTCCTGTGGCCTGTTGTTCACACAGGAGCTTAGAATACCCACGACCACACTCCATTGGCTCTGGCAGCACCGCCTCCACCACCCTCAGCCAATCATCTTCCTCCTCTGGCCGGGGCTCGCTGCCCCCTGCTGGTTATCCCGGGAACCTGTCACAGGGGGTGGAGAACAGTCCTGCTGTCTGCTCCTACCCTGAGGCTATGACTGAAAATGAACTTAACAATCagcatcttcatcatcttcatcatcgtAACTGTGAACAATGGAAAAGTCATCATCCACTGA TGGACAGCACTGAATCATCTGGAGAATGCATCAACCTCTATAGCAGCTCAGACCGCAACTGCCTGTCTGCCATTGGTGGAGAAGTAGTGGACGACTCCTCCTTGAATGCATCCCAGAGTTCAAAGCCTCGCCCACCACTTTGTCGGACCCCCAGTCTGAGGAGAGACGGCTCACCAGCAATTAGCAGAAAGAAACCAAGTGTTGCCCCAAAACCTCCACATCTGGCTAATGCTCAG GGTGATGACATTATAATCGGAAAATCAACAGAAGTTTAA